In the genome of Triticum urartu cultivar G1812 unplaced genomic scaffold, Tu2.1 TuUngrouped_contig_6089, whole genome shotgun sequence, the window CCTTAGAAGAGGAAATGCAACAGCAACAGTCTCCAAGTCCACAatctcatcatcatcatcaaacGCAACACCCCAGAAACGTAGCATCCGCAAGTTGCATGCTCTAGATATCATATTGTAGAACTTTGGCCAGACTATCATAAAGTTACTCACATCCACAACCTCCAGATGATCTGTACTCTCCCCAATATCCAAATGTGTAACACTCACGTCATCAATCTTGAGATGCTTTAGTGTACCCTTCCCAGAGAGCTCAAACAGATCAAGGTTCAAAGCATTCAGGTGCAGGACCTCCAGATTATCTGCATCGAGTATGATCTTATCCACGCCAACTGTTTTTACGAAGATGCTTTTCAAGGTATGACTTGTTAATTCCATTGTAGACTGCGAATCAGAAGTGACAATCTCAAGGACATCAAGTGCTAGTGACTCGATCTTGGGGCAAGCAGCAACTAGAAGGCTCAAATCCAGGGCAGAAATGCTCACATGCCTCAAATAAAGGGATTTAAGACAAGTGAACCTCTGGTAGCTTGGTTCAACACCGGTGATTGTGTTATGGTCCAAATCCAACACCTCCAGCTTCTGTCTCCCACACTTCTCCAGGATGTTTACATTAGGGTTGGTTTGGATGTTGTAATACAGGCACCGGAGCGTCTCCCTGGTATACATTAGCCATGCAATCACAGGTGCTGCAGAGAACTCATGTGTGTTATCTATGTGAATAGAGAGGCATTGCAGTCCCATCGTCTGAAATATAGTCTGTGTGATGATGATCTCCAGTTGACGTGTGGTCATGTCCCGAGGAAAG includes:
- the LOC125530124 gene encoding F-box/LRR-repeat protein At1g67190, with the translated sequence MEHLPVEVIGNILAHLSAARDVMVSSAVCRKWREACRKHLHSLSFNSDDFPRDMTTRQLEIIITQTIFQTMGLQCLSIHIDNTHEFSAAPVIAWLMYTRETLRCLYYNIQTNPNVNILEKCGRQKLEVLDLDHNTITGVEPSYQRFTCLKSLYLRHVSISALDLSLLVAACPKIESLALDVLEIVTSDSQSTMELTSHTLKSIFVKTVGVDKIILDADNLEVLHLNALNLDLFELSGKGTLKHLKIDDVSVTHLDIGESTDHLEVVDVSNFMIVWPKFYNMISRACNLRMLRFWGVAFDDDDEIVDLETVAVAFPLLRHLSLSYELRDGLLQGLSPLENVSVLELGWTVISEHFGPWVFGMIERCPNLKKLVIHGVLSEAKTREERKMLATFTSFIVCLMRKYVHVDVQFEYE